A region from the Acyrthosiphon pisum isolate AL4f chromosome A1, pea_aphid_22Mar2018_4r6ur, whole genome shotgun sequence genome encodes:
- the LOC100158974 gene encoding uncharacterized protein LOC100158974 isoform X1: MTNKQAIGWAFLCLMGTTLMAPAVLTYPQEHRSSQTPSQYEPQRPVYQGNYPVYQPEQDARKFVEKPNASKKVVSSTGVVEDRNDLEDVQTNSISQDAAGGFSWSSVLGMIMQMLFNPASQAAGPSKSDVLDGDQAIAPTSPWANLLSVGLKILTAFLGGGNVAGDGIDKVDNSSPMQGVLAAVLSTVLGSRDPDQVATMAKQAGEFINIVVNLLDALKTSFSHRSMSARSLGKKDTMSDAAVASLSMFKGYMKTMNTANDVCAQKFVCEANKECSGETSSSSAIYCQLGTYATSFLLQRTGNAPFEVYYDAGRRGRSGDDCRQLYLACNEV; the protein is encoded by the exons ATGACCAACAAACAGGCTATAGGATGGGCCTTCCTGTGCCTGATGGGAACCACATTGATGGCACCTGCTGTATTAACTTACCCACAAGAACATCGTTCTTCTCAAACACCAAGTCAATATGAACCTCAACGTCCCGTCTATCAAGGAAATTACCCAGTGTATCAACCCGAACAAGATGCAAGAAAATTCGTCGAAAAACCGAATGCCAGCAAAAAAGTGGTGTCGTCGACTGGAGTTGTAGAAGATCGCAACGACTTGGAAGACGTGCAGACTAATTCTATTTCG caAGACGCGGCAGGTGGTTTTTCGTGGAGCAGTGTATTGGGAATGATTATGCAAATGCTGTTCAATCCAGCAAGCCAGGCCGCAGGACCAAGCAAATCAGACGTTTTGGACGGTGACCAG gcTATCGCTCCGACATCGCCCTGGGCTAATTTGTTATCTGTAGGTCTGAAAATTTTAACCGCGTTTTTGGGAGGTGGAAATGTAGCGGGAGACGGAATTGACAAAGTGGATAACTCTTCGCCAATGCAG GGTGTATTGGCGGCGGTCTTATCTACAGTACTTGGCAGCAGGGATCCCGATCAAGTGGCCACCATGGCCAAACAAGCTGGAGAG TTCATCAATATTGTTGTCAATCTTTTGGATGCTTTGAAGACATCATTCAGTCACAGATCTATGTCAGCTAGATCTTTGGGTAAAAAGGACACTATGTCCGACGCAGCTGTAGCCAGCTTGTCCATGTTCAAA GGATATATGAAAACCATGAATACGGCTAATGATGTTTGCGCTCAGAAGTTTGTATGCGAAGCTAACAAAGAATGTTCAGGTGAAACATCAAGTTCTAGTGCCATATATTGTCAGCTTGGAac atacgCAACAAGTTTCTTGCTACAAAGGACTGGTAATGCACCTTTCGAAGTATATTATGACGCCGGAAGACGTGGACGATCTGGAGATGACTGTCGTCAACTCTACTTGGCCTGTAACGAAGTTTAA
- the LOC100158974 gene encoding uncharacterized protein LOC100158974 isoform X2, whose translation MTNKQAIGWAFLCLMGTTLMAPAVLTYPQEHRSSQTPSQYEPQRPVYQGNYPVYQPEQDARKFVEKPNASKKVVSSTGVVEDRNDLEDVQTNSISQDAAGGFSWSSVLGMIMQMLFNPASQAAGPSKSDVLDGDQAIAPTSPWANLLSVGLKILTAFLGGGNVAGDGIDKVDNSSPMQFINIVVNLLDALKTSFSHRSMSARSLGKKDTMSDAAVASLSMFKGYMKTMNTANDVCAQKFVCEANKECSGETSSSSAIYCQLGTYATSFLLQRTGNAPFEVYYDAGRRGRSGDDCRQLYLACNEV comes from the exons ATGACCAACAAACAGGCTATAGGATGGGCCTTCCTGTGCCTGATGGGAACCACATTGATGGCACCTGCTGTATTAACTTACCCACAAGAACATCGTTCTTCTCAAACACCAAGTCAATATGAACCTCAACGTCCCGTCTATCAAGGAAATTACCCAGTGTATCAACCCGAACAAGATGCAAGAAAATTCGTCGAAAAACCGAATGCCAGCAAAAAAGTGGTGTCGTCGACTGGAGTTGTAGAAGATCGCAACGACTTGGAAGACGTGCAGACTAATTCTATTTCG caAGACGCGGCAGGTGGTTTTTCGTGGAGCAGTGTATTGGGAATGATTATGCAAATGCTGTTCAATCCAGCAAGCCAGGCCGCAGGACCAAGCAAATCAGACGTTTTGGACGGTGACCAG gcTATCGCTCCGACATCGCCCTGGGCTAATTTGTTATCTGTAGGTCTGAAAATTTTAACCGCGTTTTTGGGAGGTGGAAATGTAGCGGGAGACGGAATTGACAAAGTGGATAACTCTTCGCCAATGCAG TTCATCAATATTGTTGTCAATCTTTTGGATGCTTTGAAGACATCATTCAGTCACAGATCTATGTCAGCTAGATCTTTGGGTAAAAAGGACACTATGTCCGACGCAGCTGTAGCCAGCTTGTCCATGTTCAAA GGATATATGAAAACCATGAATACGGCTAATGATGTTTGCGCTCAGAAGTTTGTATGCGAAGCTAACAAAGAATGTTCAGGTGAAACATCAAGTTCTAGTGCCATATATTGTCAGCTTGGAac atacgCAACAAGTTTCTTGCTACAAAGGACTGGTAATGCACCTTTCGAAGTATATTATGACGCCGGAAGACGTGGACGATCTGGAGATGACTGTCGTCAACTCTACTTGGCCTGTAACGAAGTTTAA